A genomic stretch from Chitinophaga agri includes:
- a CDS encoding Nramp family divalent metal transporter, whose protein sequence is MDHQHTSLGEVHQSVDTTATSTSRWRKLLSFFGPAYLVSVGYMDPGNWATDLAGGSQYGYKLLWVLLMSNLMALLLQTLSARLGIVRGRDLAQANRETYPPGVNFILYILAEIAIAATDLAEVLGMAIGIQLLTGLPLQWGVSITVLDTFLLLILQRYGIRKMEAFIIALVAIVGISFLAELFMAKPVFSEVVTGFKPSIPDNTALYIAIGIIGATVMPHNLYLHSALVQTRKIKRDEQGIRQALKLNFIDSAVALNLAFFVNAAILILAAAVFFKTGRTDIAEIQDAHQLLEGLLGNKWAPALFAIALIAAGQSSTVTGTLAGQIVMEGYLRLRINPWLRRLLTRLLAIIPALLVIMLAGPEKVGELLVFSQVLLSLQLGFAIIPLIHFVSDKKTMGSYAVGPVVKVISWIITALLVYLNSRMVFTEAVNYIGNNGNIFVDILIVAAGIGFLVLIGITIAYPLISRYQQKASARIHTTPDILLGDIQPPVYNRIALALDFSKDDEKIISNALAHGNPATQYLLIHIVESASARYLGGESDDFETRKDKEQMDAYINLLRNRNINAKGLLGYRHRAEEIVRIVKEEQADFLILGGHGHTGIKDWIYGETTNQVRHKVRIPVLVVQ, encoded by the coding sequence ATGGATCACCAGCACACATCGTTAGGCGAAGTTCATCAAAGCGTAGACACTACCGCGACCAGCACCAGCCGCTGGCGCAAACTCCTTTCTTTTTTCGGACCGGCATACCTGGTCAGCGTAGGCTATATGGACCCGGGCAACTGGGCCACTGATCTTGCCGGTGGTAGTCAGTACGGCTATAAACTGCTCTGGGTATTGCTAATGAGTAATCTCATGGCCCTGCTGCTGCAAACACTCAGCGCACGGCTGGGGATCGTAAGAGGCCGCGACCTGGCACAGGCTAACCGTGAAACATACCCCCCGGGTGTTAACTTTATTCTTTACATACTGGCTGAAATTGCTATAGCCGCTACCGACCTGGCAGAAGTACTGGGGATGGCGATAGGTATACAATTGCTGACAGGACTACCGTTGCAGTGGGGCGTAAGTATTACCGTACTGGACACATTCCTGCTACTGATATTGCAACGATACGGCATCCGTAAGATGGAAGCTTTCATCATTGCGCTGGTGGCCATCGTAGGGATCTCTTTCCTGGCAGAACTGTTCATGGCTAAACCCGTATTCAGTGAAGTGGTGACCGGTTTTAAACCAAGCATTCCTGACAATACCGCATTATATATTGCTATTGGTATTATCGGGGCGACCGTGATGCCACATAACCTCTATCTGCACTCAGCCCTTGTTCAGACCCGTAAGATCAAACGGGACGAGCAGGGCATCCGGCAGGCACTGAAACTGAACTTTATAGACAGTGCCGTCGCACTCAACCTGGCCTTCTTTGTGAATGCGGCGATCCTGATACTGGCAGCCGCTGTGTTCTTTAAGACAGGACGGACAGATATTGCGGAGATACAGGATGCACACCAGTTACTGGAAGGATTACTGGGTAACAAATGGGCACCCGCATTATTTGCCATAGCACTGATCGCTGCGGGCCAGAGTTCTACCGTAACCGGTACACTGGCAGGCCAGATCGTGATGGAAGGTTATCTGCGACTGCGTATCAATCCATGGCTGCGCCGCCTGCTCACACGTTTGCTGGCTATCATACCGGCCCTTCTGGTGATCATGCTGGCAGGACCAGAGAAGGTTGGTGAACTGCTGGTATTCAGCCAGGTGCTACTGAGTTTGCAGTTAGGCTTTGCGATCATTCCGCTGATCCACTTTGTAAGTGATAAAAAGACAATGGGAAGCTATGCAGTAGGTCCGGTGGTAAAGGTTATCAGCTGGATTATCACGGCGCTGCTGGTGTACCTGAACTCACGTATGGTGTTTACAGAAGCAGTGAACTACATTGGCAACAATGGTAATATATTCGTTGATATACTGATCGTAGCTGCAGGTATAGGTTTCCTGGTGCTAATAGGTATTACGATAGCTTATCCGCTGATCAGCCGTTATCAGCAGAAGGCTTCTGCACGTATTCATACTACTCCGGATATCTTACTGGGAGATATTCAGCCGCCGGTATACAATCGTATCGCCCTGGCACTGGACTTCAGTAAAGACGATGAGAAGATCATTTCGAATGCACTGGCTCATGGTAATCCGGCGACACAATACCTGCTGATACATATCGTGGAAAGTGCTTCTGCGCGTTACCTCGGCGGGGAGTCGGACGACTTTGAGACCAGGAAAGACAAAGAGCAGATGGACGCTTATATCAATCTGCTACGCAACAGGAATATCAATGCAAAGGGCCTGTTAGGCTACCGGCACCGGGCGGAAGAGATTGTGCGTATCGTAAAAGAAGAACAGGCCGATTTCCTGATACTGGGCGGCCATGGACATACCGGCATCAAAGACTGGATCTATGGAGAGACGACCAATCAGGTGAGGCATAAAGTGCGAATACCGGTATTGGTAGTGCAGTAA